The following DNA comes from Phalacrocorax carbo chromosome 14, bPhaCar2.1, whole genome shotgun sequence.
TACCACCCCAACGTTGACACCCAGGGCAACATCTGCCTTGACATCCTCAAGGACAAGTGGTCGGCCCTCTACGACGTCCGCACCATCCTGCTCTCCATCCAGAGCCTGCTGGCAGGTGGGTGCTACAGCCACAGTGCCGGGGGGAGCCTTAGTGGGGCTTCCCCCCCTGCAAGCACAGAGCTGTGGGTAGTGGAGCTCAGGGGTCTAGGCCAAACTCATCCGCTGACCCAGCCCCTGTTCCCAGAGCCAAACGTCGAGAGCCCCCTGAACACACACgctgctgagctctggaagAACCAAGTGGGTGAGTGCCAGGAACAGATCCCCCTCTCCGCCCTTCCTCCCTCTGGGGTGGGCAGCAGCGCAGCCCCCCGACCCCACTGCGCCCCActgcccacccagccccacggctgccctGGGACCCTCAGCCcaattcccctccctcctttctcctcagcCTACAAGAAGTACGTGCGGGAGACGTACGCCAAGCAGGCCAAGAGCCAGGAAACCTGACccacaccacctctcccagtCGTACCTGGGCCTCTGCCCACTCCCTCTCtggccgctcctcccagctttctGTATCATAGGCtgtttttaagttaattttGCAGTCCAAGCCACAGTTaatgtataaataaatgcatgtttATAACTTTTCTCCTGGAGGTTTTGTTGCAGACTGGCACCCTGTGAGTGCCTGGAGGCACCTTCTCTCTGTCAGCCCAGCCCCAGGTCCCACCGCCCCCTCTGCAAGCATGGGCAGGAAGAGGACGCCAACCCTTGTGGGCTCACAGTGGCTTTATTTAACACTTAGGGCGGCTGGAGCTGGTCCCATTCCctctgtggggtgggggcagcccccAGCATTGCCTGCCCAGGCAGGGGGCCCAGGGAACATGGGGGTATGCAGGGCCCTATCCCCTATTCTGTGATGCCTGAGTGTGCATGGGGTGTGCCAGCCCTGACACCTCCTCTCCTGTCAGAGCACACTGCAGCAGTACCCAGTACGAGGCCCCTCCCGAGCCACCCCAGCCGCAGCGGCTGTGGTGCTGCCAGTTCCCACCGGCTGTGTGGCCTCCACTGTCCACAGCGGGATGTTGGCTCTGCTCTCCATCTCTGCCAGCATGGCCCTCACCtgctccatctcctcctccaggtgtggggtggctgggggctGTGCAAGACCCCCTCCTTGCCGGCTCCCCTTGCGGCTCAGCAACCCCTGGGCCCCCAGCCCAGTGCGCAGTGGGGATGTACCACCCCCTTGCACAGAGAAGAGCTGGCAGAGGTGGTGGGCTTGGCACAGGTCCTGCAGGAAGAGCTCCAGGGCGGAAAGGAAGAGCACCCACAGCCTCTCCAGCTCCCGCTGTTCCTCGGGGCTTGCTGGTGCCTGCCGCAGCCCTGCCAGAAGTGCGCTCCGCAGCCCTACGGGACGGAACACTGAGCCGGGGTGGTCCCAGAGCCCCTCCACCAGCCCCAGTGTGGCTGCAtgagggcggggggggcaagGCAGCCACTGCCCCCGGGCCCACCCCCTTCCCGCTGCCCGGGACAGCAGCCTCCTCCTTACCAGCGCTCAGCTCACGGGCCTCCGCACTCCTCCTGTACCGCTCCTCCCGCAGCCAGGGGCTGTCAGCGCTGCCCCCgagctgcagcaccagctgccGGTGCCCGGCTGTGGCCTTGCAGAGGGCCGCCTGGGCAGCTGCACATGACCCCGATGCCCCCTGCGCGCGGCGCACTTCCCCTCTGCCCGGTGCCATCATGCCCCACGAGGATGGTGCAGGGCCTGgcccctctgcagcagcctccGGCTCCCTGGGGCACTCGGCTCCCCCTCGTGCTGTGCCGCAGGGATGTGATGGGCTCTGAGCTGCGTCCCTGcgtcctgccagcagcacagtgtTGGTCCCACTGTCCTCTCATGAGCTGGGCACtccctggccccccttgcctTAGCCTGAGGAGTGTGCCTCCCTCGTCCCCCTCACTGTGCTCCTTTCCAGCTAGAGAGGCTGTGTGGAGCCACTGCAAGTGCTCAGGAAGGAGTGAGTCTCTGGGGAGGAGTGATACACAGCGGCCTGGCACAGGCTGTCCAGGCACAGAGCTCCAGCATTGCCTTGACCCCacagggagggggctgctgctggtgctcccACATGTTACAGCCAGGTTCCCTGTGCCCTTATGAGTGGGACACGTAGGTCCTGAAGCATGGCAGGCAGTGGTGCTCCCCAGATCCCCTGTGGtcacacagccctgccctggggaaggcaggagcagccccccGGGGCCACTGGCTCCCAGAGCTTTGCTGCCCGCTGGGGCCCCTTGGGACCAGGGCTGCGGCCATGCTCCCTTGCCTGCTGGCGTGTGAACTGGCCATTCCATATGGAAAGTCTGAGCTCAGTGCTGGCGCCCATCCAGCAGCCCGTGGGAACTGAagctgcagccctgtgctgccccCGCGCCCTGCTGGCATGGCCCTGTGGGGGGACCCTGACCAGCATGGGGTGTGGGGCACTCACCCAAACATGTTCCCCCTTCCTGGGGAGCAGTGCTCTGGCCCCCTTCCCATGTGAACCCAGTAAAATGCTGCACCAGCAGCTCAAGCCTTTCCCCTTTTAATGAGGCTCAGACTGAAACCACATGCGACAGACTGGAGGAAAAGCTCAGCCACCAGTGACAGGGTGAGACCAGGGTCCTGGTGTGGGGCAGGGTCCCAGCTGGCACAGGTGGCTGGTGGTCGGGCGCTGCTGAACGGCTGCTCCCCAGATGGTgatggagcagggctgggcacagCAGCTGGCCCGAGGAATGTCTGCTCCCTTACTGCACACCCTCCATCATCTTCAGGAACTCTGCAAGAGAGCAGCAGCCTCAGCCCACTGCCatgcccagggcaggcagcacgggCACTCAGCCGGGGCAGGCACTGGGCTAGGGCCAGGGCCGTTGCTCACCGTCAAAGTCAATGCGGCCATCATTGTTCTTGTCAGAGTCCTTCATCAGGTCTTCTATGTCCTCTTCGGTGACGTGCTCCCCAGTGGCCCTCAGGATCTCACCCAGCTCCTCGATGTCAATGAACCCATCCGCGTTCCTACAGGAGGGTGAGGGCAGGATACGGCCCCGCTCTCTCCCACAGGTAAGGGCAGACAGGTATCACCTCCCCACTCACCGGTCAAAGATACGGAAGCAGTTGGCCAACTCCTCCTCAGACTTGCCTTTGGCATCCTCCTTCATCTGGCGCACCATCATCACCAGGAACTCCTCAAAGTCAATGGTGCCGCTGCCTGCAGGGAGGAAGCCAAGTGTGGGTCCAGCTGCCCACCCAACACCCGCCACCTGCCACCGAGGGCTGCTCACCATCTTCGTCCACCTCCTCTATGATGGCATCCAGCTCCTCCTTGGTGGGGTTCTGGCCCAGCATCCTCATCACCGTCCCCAGCTCCTTGGTGCTGATGTCCCCACCGCCATCCGCATCAAACATGTCGAAGGCAGCCTTGAACTCTGTGGGGAAGGGAGGTGTCAGGGCCAGGCAGCGCACAGCATGGGGCCACAGCAGTAGGGCAGAGCACGGCCCCATGCTTTGGACAGGTTTGGCCCCTGTGCCTGCTGCCCTCACGCTCACCCGCAATCATTTCCTCGCTGAGGAAGGCGCGGGCTTCAGCCTGCTGGTCCGTCTGCAAGGCAAAGGAGAACAGTCACCATGGATGTCCATGGTGCGCCTGCAAGCCCCTTGCACACGTGTGGGGAGACCCCCTGCCCAGCTGGAGGATGGGCCTGTGCCAGGGTGAGCCACAGCCCCCAGCAGTCCCTGCAGCTGTGGTGCGAACCAGCCACCTGCAAGGGCAGAGGGCTATGAgaagctgcctgcctggggccCCCCACCAGCCAGGGGGCTCCAGGGTGCAGGGGTCGCAGTCGCTGGGTGCAGCCTTGGCATCCCACTCATGCAGTGCTATTTTTGGGATCTCCTCGGCTCCCCTTATAGGGATCAGCAGGGCTGCGGCCATGGGCACCTGTCAGCCCCGATCAAGTTTCTCCTGGAGGTGCGAGGTGGCTGCAGAGCCGACGGCGATGCTGTGTCGCATGACCCAGCACTCAGCTTTCAGCCACCCCCTACCACCACCTCCGCACAGCCCCGAGCTCCAGTCAGGGATGATCTAGCGTCCCTGGGTGCCTGCGCCCCTCAGGCAGCAACACAGTCTCTCCCTGAGTCTCTCCCATGGGGACCCTGTGCCATCGCAATGCCTCCCTGCCCTCGCCCGCCGAGgtcagcccagccctggggactATCTCCTCGCCACCATCCGCAGAGGTGCCTCAGCAGCCCAGATTCTCCAGACACgtgcctcctgccctgccaagTCTTGCCCCAGCACACGGCATGCAGCACGCGGCACACGGCTCGTGGCAGCATGAGGACTCTTACCATTGAAGGCATTTCTGCTACTTTCCTCCCCCAGGGAGTCaccacctcctgcagcagaaGTCCCAGGAAGCTCCCTGGTGTCCGTGGCACCCCAATTTGTAGTGTATCCGCCGCATGGCGTGCCCCCAGCCACTGGCCCCCCGGCCCCAGCAGCCTATCAGCTCCCCGGTGGCAATCCGGCCCCGCTCATTGGCAACAGGTGCGTTTTACCTAATTTAGCCAACATGTTATTGGCCAAGAGCTGGGGATTAAACGTGGGTCTAAAGCCAGGATAGAAATTCAAGCCCTCTGGGGAGGGACACCAGAGTCTTGGCAGAAGGGTGGCTGTGCTCCCACCCTCAACAGCCCCCACCTCCCTCTGCCCAAGCTGGGTCAGCAAGGAGGGGGTGAAAAATAGTCTTGGAGCCACCAGCATCACCCAGAGAAGGGGGCCAGGGTTTCCCCCTGTACTGACCTGTCTGCCCCAGCACAGTGGGCATGGCCCATCACCTGCTCCCCTGCCaaacccccagccctgcctggggcaggCTACCAGCACCAGGTTGGGCTCCCCCAGTTgtcccctccctcaccccagcaagaccccagggaccccagccCATCTTGCCACCTTTGGccccctcctttctcccccaTTTTCTGCTCGggtgggctggggcagagccttgctgcagcactgtgccctAGATGAGGAAGGGACCCCTGGCAGGACCTGAGCTGTGAAGCCACTGAAGGGGTGCAGAAATGCCCTCCCACGTTACGGGGTCCCCACTGCCATTGGCACCCGGCTCCCTGGTCCGGAAAAGGCCCTGTCTTTTCGTGCTGCTGGGAGAGTGGGAAATCTGCCCGGGCACCTCCTCGAAGGCTCTTCCCTCGCACACTGCAGACCGTGCCAGCCACCTTTGCCAGGGCCCAGCCAGGGCTAGTGGCTCTGGGGACACGCTGGCCAAGTGGCCTGTGCCCTGCAGTGCCCTGAAGGGGTTGCACAGGGACtcggggctgcagcagggtcagGCTGACAGCACACTGTCCTGCAAGgtcccagggctggggacatCCAGGAGGTTCCCTGGCTCCTGGTTTTGCCAGGACCCCCCATTCCCTGGGTCGGAGCTGAGGATGGCAACAGCCCAGCCCCTGGTGCATCCCACCctgcccagcagccaggcagggaggggcTGGGTAGGCTTTGGGGCTCCCCAGGCACGGGGTGAAGAAGCCCCCACAGGCCCATCCGTAGGGGAGCGCAGGGATTCCCATCCGAGCCCGGGCAGGGTGCGAGGTGATGGAGCAGGGTGCAGTGGGCAAGCAGGGACAGAGCGatggcagcagctgggctggttCCTCGATATTAATAGACATTCCCAAGAAAGCAGCGAGGAGGGAGTGGGTGCGGTGCTAAATAAGGCAGGGCGAGCGCCGGGGGTGCTGCCCGACCACACGGGGCGCGTGGCAAGGCCGGCCGGGGGCGAGGGCagcggggtgccggggtggcCCGGGGGAGGTCCTGCAGGGGCTGCGGCACAGTGCGATTGGGAGCCTGGGTGTGGGGTAGCGAGGTATTGGGGTACCGGGATATGGAGGTATTGGGGTATCAAGGTATTGGGATACCGGGGTATCAGGACCCCGGGACCCCGCAGTGCCAGGCGCCGGGGTGCGGGGCTTCTCTGGCCCCggacggggggacacggggcccTGCCAGGACAGCCCGGGCAGGGCGACAACGGGAGCGGTGACCGGGTCGGAccaggcaggggctggctgcGGCGAGCCGGACTGTGGGCAGCGGCGGGCAGACCTGCCCTGACCGTGCCGATCCCGGCCgtgccggccccgccgccgcgatCCGGGTTCCCGGCGGAGGCGGAGCCGCGCAGGGAGGATCCCGGGACGAACCGCGGCGGAGCAGCCATCGCTCGGCACCGCCCGGCTCGGCACAGCCCGGCCCGGGCCAGCACGGTACGGACCGGGCCGGCACCGCCCGTAGCGGGGATGCTGCTGcaccgggccggggcgggggcgggagcggggccgggatgggggcgaaggggggggggggggccctgggcTGAACCGGGTGGGTGTCCCAGGGCCGGGGTGTCCCAGGGCCGGGGTGTCCCAGCCCAAGCCCGTGCGGCGCCCTCGGCTgccggcgccgggccgggccgttGGTGGGCAGCACAGTGCGGCAGCGGTGGGCAACCCCTGGCCCCCTGCCCGTCCCGCCGTGTTGGGGCAACCAGGCCTGATCCCCCCCGCTTTGGCAGCTGGGCCAGACGGGATGGCTGCCCACATCCTGCACCGCCTGCGGCACGCGCTGGCCGGCGAAGGCAGCCGGGAGGAGCGGGCGCGTGGCAGCTCTGAGGTCGAGGACTTCCCAGAGAGCTCAGAGCTAGAGGACGACACGGAGGGGCTGTCGACGCGCCTCAGTGGCACCCTGAGCTTCACCAGCCAcgaggaggaggacgaggacGAGGACGAGGAGGTGGACGgtgctggagaggagctgggggaggctccgcagctggcaggggcagcagcGGGTGCAGAGGACGGAGGCAGGTGCTGGGGACAGTGTGCTGGGGGTGCCAGGGGTGCTCCCCGGGGCAGCAGAACCCTGGGAGGGACCCAAGCAATGGTGGGGGCCAGTAGCCCGGAGATGTTGGGGCACTGGGAGAGCTCCATCCCAGCAGCCGGTGGGCTGACATCCGTCTCCCGGTGCAGAGTGGAGCCCTGCGGCAGAGCgccctggcagcagcttgcTGACCCGGCAGCTCCAGGAGCTGTGGAAGAAGTCGCGGGGCAGCCTGGCACCACAGCGGCTGCTCTTTGAGGTCACCAGCGCCAGCGTGGTCAACGAGCGCTCCTCCAAGTACGTGGTGAGTGAgcccggcggggctgggcatGCACGAGGTGGGCGTGGGGTTTGTGTGggtcctgctccctgccagggcagggggccCATGGGGCTGGCGCttatttctctctgtctttccccGTGCTGCTCGGACGGTGCTGGTGGCTCAGATGAGCCTCAGGTAACTATTGCTGAtgggtgctgcagctgcagcagcctagcctgctccctcctgcctgggcaAACCCCACTGTGGCCCCTCTGTGGCCACACACCCGGCTCTGTCCGGCCTCATGGGAGCAGCATGCCCATGGCACCACACTGACACCCGGCTTCCCCCGCAGCTCTACACCATCTACCTGATCCGCTCCGGCCAGTTCGACAAGGCCCCTGCTGTCATTGCCCGGCGCTACTCGGACTTCGAGCGGCTGAACCGCCGCCTGCGCTGCCGCTTCAGCTGTGACATGGCTGGCGTAGCCTTCCCCAGGAAGAGGCTGCGCCGGAACTTCACCGCCGAGACCATTGCCAAGCGGAGCCGAGCCTTTGAGCAGTTCTTGTCCCACCTGCACTCCATTGCTGAGATCCGCCGCTCCCCTGAGTTCCTCGAGTTCTTCTTCCTGCAGGACCTGCGGGCCGCGCAGCGCCTGACCTGCACCGGCATGTACCGGGAGGCCCTGGCCACCTGGGCCAATGCCTATCGGCTGCAGGACCGGCTAGGGGTCTGCAGCTCTGGCCGCTTCCTCCTGACACTGGCCGGGCTGGCCGTCTGCCACCAGGAGCTAGATGAACTTTGCGAGGCCCACAGCTGCTGCgagcaggcactgcagctgctggaggccCAAGGCAGCCACCCACTGCTGGGGCCCTTCCTGCAAGCCCACATCCACCTGGCCTGGAAGGTGGGCAAGGACAAGCGGCGCTCGGAAGCCCGGCTGCAGGACCTGCAGGAGGCTGggccacccctgcagcagcagcccaccCTGAAGGAGTGTTTGATCAAGGAGCCTCTGGAATGAGCATCCTGCCACTGGCACCCACActggcaggagggcagggggctgtgtggggcttgtgcCTGGGGTGGCCAGGATAAGCAAGGGAGATGCCACAGGTGGGTATGCGacagggaggcagcacagcccGCACCCAAGAGCGGCCTCGAAAATGCACTTTCTCTGTGGTTAGTCTGTCCTGCAGAGCCAGGTGctcacagcactgctgggagCCAGCTCCCCCGCTGCAGGGGGCTTCTAGAGTGGACAGGACTTAGCTGGGACATACTGGCACTGTGTAAGGGAACGGGAGGCCTTCTGGCAGGGTCTGGGGCTCTTGCCAGGAACTTCCCATAAAACTTATGTAATAAAAAAGggtttatttaataaaatcttGGTAGGAAGAAGAGCAAAGTGCCTGCTGCATCTGTTCAGCTTCACTTCCCCCAGGACACCATCAACGGGAAGCCTCAAGCTGCCCCCACCAAGGTGGGACGTCCCCTTTCCCTGGCTCCCAGCGGCTGAGCCCTCTCCCGAGCCCAGCCCTGAGGAAGAGACCAAGGGTGAGCAGAAGTAgcacagggagggcaggagaag
Coding sequences within:
- the TNNC2 gene encoding troponin C, skeletal muscle translates to MPSMTDQQAEARAFLSEEMIAEFKAAFDMFDADGGGDISTKELGTVMRMLGQNPTKEELDAIIEEVDEDGSGTIDFEEFLVMMVRQMKEDAKGKSEEELANCFRIFDRNADGFIDIEELGEILRATGEHVTEEDIEDLMKDSDKNNDGRIDFDEFLKMMEGVQ
- the LOC135315732 gene encoding regulator of G-protein signaling 9-binding protein-like, giving the protein MMAPGRGEVRRAQGASGSCAAAQAALCKATAGHRQLVLQLGGSADSPWLREERYRRSAEARELSAGLRSALLAGLRQAPASPEEQRELERLWVLFLSALELFLQDLCQAHHLCQLFSVQGGGTSPLRTGLGAQGLLSRKGSRQGGGLAQPPATPHLEEEMEQVRAMLAEMESRANIPLWTVEATQPVGTGSTTAAAAGVAREGPRTGYCCSVL
- the SNX21 gene encoding sorting nexin-21, whose product is MAAHILHRLRHALAGEGSREERARGSSEVEDFPESSELEDDTEGLSTRLSGTLSFTSHEEEDEDEDEEVDGAGEELGEAPQLAGAAAGAEDGGRCWGQCAGEWSPAAERPGSSLLTRQLQELWKKSRGSLAPQRLLFEVTSASVVNERSSKYVLYTIYLIRSGQFDKAPAVIARRYSDFERLNRRLRCRFSCDMAGVAFPRKRLRRNFTAETIAKRSRAFEQFLSHLHSIAEIRRSPEFLEFFFLQDLRAAQRLTCTGMYREALATWANAYRLQDRLGVCSSGRFLLTLAGLAVCHQELDELCEAHSCCEQALQLLEAQGSHPLLGPFLQAHIHLAWKVGKDKRRSEARLQDLQEAGPPLQQQPTLKECLIKEPLE